The sequence TGCCCAAACCTTGCTGCACCTTATGCCGCCGATGGACATCGCCGATCTCGGCTCCGGCGAAGGGCTACAAGCGGAGCTGCTCGCCCGTAATGCGCGCCGCGTCATTTGCGTGGATAACTCCAAACGCATCGTGGATTTTGGCCAGCGTAAAGCGAAGAAAAATGGGCTCAAGAACCTGGAGTTTCGACACGGCGATATTGAGAATCCGCCGCTCCGCGCCAAGAGTGTGGATGTGGCGTTACTCAGTCAGGCGCTGCATCACGCCGAGCATCCCGAAAACGCCATCGCCGCCGCGCATCGCATCCTGCGACCGGGCGGACGGATTTTGATTCTTGATTTGTTGGAACACGATTTCGATCAGGCACGCGAATTATACGGTGACCGTTGGCTCGGCTTCCCACAAAACAAACTGCACGAATGGCTTGGATCGGTGAAGTTTAAAAAAATCGAAGTCAACGAAGTTGCGCGCGAAGCCGAACCGCCACATTTTCAAACCCTACTGGCAACGGCAGTAAAGTAGCAACCTACAGCAACCCCTTAAGCCGGCCAGTGCTATCACCCATTCGCTGCGCAGGCGCACCCATAATGTCGAGCATGTTAAGGAACAGATTTGCCATCGGCGTTTCTTTAGGATAAACGGCATGACGCCCGGTCTTAATCGTGCCGTTAGCGTTACCCGCAAGCAACACGGGCAAATCATGATGAGTATGGCGATTACCATCCCCAATCGCGCCGCCATAAACAATCATGCTGTGATCGAGTAACGTCTCGTCGCCTTCTTTAATACTCTTCAAACGATCGAGAAAATGCGCGAAGAGTTCACAATGGTAACGATTGATTTTTATGAGGTCCGAAATGTTCCGGCTGTTATTACGGTGATGGGATAGGCTGTGGTGCCCCCCCTTGACGCCGAGGTGGGGATAGCTACGATTATCGCCATCGTGCGCGAGAAGATACGTGGCGATGCGTGTGGAATCGGTTTGGAATGCCAAGGCCATCATATCGGCCATCATGCGCACGTGCGCGCCAAAATCACGCGGCTTACCGGTCGGCTTGCTGAAGCCTTCAGGCAATTCCACGGAGGCAGTCGGTGAACCGGTGACTCGCTTTTCGAGTTCCCGCACGGAGGTGAGATATTCGTCGAGCTTGCGCTTGTCGGTGTAGCCTAGTTTTTTTTCCAACGCCTTGGCGTCTTCCAACACAAAATCGAGGATGCTCTTTTTGTAACGCTCCCGCCGGATGCGGTTTTCGTTTTTCTCGTGGTGATTGCCGTTGCTGAAAAGCCGCTCGAAAACCAAACCCGGATCGGATTCCGGCGGCAATGGCGTGCTCTCACTTTTCCATGCGAGATTAAATTGATACGCGCAACTGTAACCCGAATCGCAATTACCGGACATACGCCGACCGTCACTACTGAGTTCCAACGAAGGCAGTCGCGTTTTATTGCCAATGATCTGCGCGGCCAATTGATCCACCGAAACCCCCACGCGAATATCCGCACCGGATGTCTTGCGCGCTTGGCAGCCGGTGAGGAATGTCGCATTCGCCCGGGCATGGTCTCCTGCACCGTCACCATTGGACCGCGCCTTGGTGTGTGCCAATCCGCTAAGAACAAGCAAGTCCTCGCGATGGGCCTTCAATGGTTCGAGAATATGCGAAAACTGAAAATCACTCCCCTCCCCCTTCACGTGCCACTTCTCCGGAATCACGCCGTTGGGAATGTAAATAAACGCCATCCGCGTCGGAAATTTCACGTTACCCGCCGCCAAAGCCCGCGCCGGCAACATCGCATCAAAAGCCGGCAAGGCCAAAGCCGTGCCCAACCCACGCAAAAAAGTGCGCCGCGGAATATGTGTTGATCGATTCATCACTCCTTAAACTTGACGAAAGATACACCGGAATGCTTCAAAAAACAAGAAGGGAGCGGGGAACACCCAAAACCAAAGCCCCAATTACCAACCGAATCCAAACGATGGGTCATTCACCCTCTTCTCCCCTCTTCATATCAAATGGCAAACTCTTCACGATACCGTTCACCATTGTCTCGAACTTAAATCCATCGCGTTCCATTTGTTTCATAATGCCGTCGACGGCGCGTTTGTCGTAAAACTCTAAGCCGCGGCCGAGGGCAAAGGTGAGCATTTTCTCGGTGAAACAGCGCACGAAGAGGTCGCGCTTGCGGAGTGCGAGAATTTTGCGCAGACCGGTGGCGTCGCGGAATTTTTCGCCGGTGTCGAGTTGGGAGGCGGCGTTGATAGGTGCGCCGTTATCCAATGTACGCCAGCGGCCGATGGCGTCAAAATTTTCAAAGGCAAATCCGATGGGATCCATCTTTTGGTGGCACGAAGCGCACACGGGATTTTCACGGTGCTTCACCATTTGCTGGCGCAAGGTTCCCTTTAATTCTGCGGAAGAGCTCAAATCTGGAACATCATCGGGAGGCGGAGGGGGCGGCGTCCCAAGAATATTTTCGAGCACAAAATTGCCTCGCTTCACTGGCGAAGTCCGATTGGGGTCTGACGTGAGGGTGAGCACGCTCGCGTGCGTAAGCACACCACCCCGCGGGGTGCCCTTGAGTGACACACTTCGAAACTGGCCGCCCTTCACATTCTTGAGGCCGTACCAAATTGCCAAGCGCTCATTCACAATGGTGTAATCTGAATCCAAAAATTCCAACACGCTTCGGTTGCCGCGCATCACGTGCATAAAATAAAGTTCCGTTTCCTGACGCATATCAGCGCGGAGTTCATTGTTGAAAGCGCCAAAAACCCGTCGATCTGGCTGCGCTATTTCCAGATCACGTAATCGCAACCATTGACCGGTAAAATTGGCCACCAAAGCCTGTGATTTATTATCCCGCAACATTCGGCGAATTTGAGCGGCCAAATTTTTTCGCAACTGACCGCGGCGAGCCAAGCCCAGTAATTCATCGTCGGGCATGCTGTTCCAAATAAAATAAGATAGACGCGAAGCGAGTTCATATTCATTGAGCGAACGTACCGCCTTGGGGTTATTCGGTGCGCCATCAAATTCCCAACGAAATAAAAATTGCGGTGACACCAACGTAGCCGCAACTGCCATGCGGATCCCATGCTCAAAGCTGCCGCCTTCGTCCACCACCCGTTTGGCCAGCAACATCAACCGCTGCAGTTCCTCAGGTTTAACTGGCCGACGATAGGCGCGCGTGAGAAAAGCTCGCATAAACTCCTCCGCCGCGTGACGCCGTTGGTTACGTGGGATGGGATATTGAAAATAGGACTTCTGAAACGCGGTCGGGACAACCCGTTCTTCAGCATCCGGCACGGCCACGGTTTGCGCCGCTATTTTTTCTGCAGCTGCAAAATATTTTTCCAACAACAGCGGCGACATCGAAAGCACGTCACCAATATTATCGAAGCCGTAACCGGCATCGTCCGCAGGGAAATCTTTTGCCGGCTTAAAATCCACCCGCATCAAGTCCCGAATGGTGTTGTTATACTCCGCGCGATTGAGCCGCCGCACTGTTACGCGGCCGGGATCCGGTGGTGAATTGTGGTAAAAAGTGTCCAGCGTGTGCCGCGTCCAATGAACCAGTAACTCGCGTTGATTTGCATCGGGTTGCTGTTTTTTGTTTTTCGGAGGCATCTCCTTGGCAAGGACCAGCTTTCGGATTTTTTCCCAAACCTTATAACCACGATGAACATCTGACGCAGTCTTGAATTCATCCAATGAAAAATCGCCCTTTGCCTCCCCATCACCATGACAACTGAAACAGTTTTCCTTAAGAATGGGCAGGATGTTCTTCTCAAATGATACCTTCGCCAAATCCGCCGCAGTCACGGAAGCGGCAAACAGCATAAATAAAATTAAGTTGGCGAATTTCACTCCTCGAAAAGTCTACCCCACAGACGAAGGTTCATGGAGCGTTGATTCAAATTTTCTCACCCGAACAATTCCCGGACCGGCTGACCATGGTCCGTGATGGGAACGGGACGTTCGCCGGCGTAGAGGTTTTTATGGGGATTGATTCCCAAAGCGCAGTGGATGGTGGCAAAGAGATCAGGAACAGAGACCGGTTTTTCGACAATGGTTTTGCCGAGGTCATCGGTGGTTCCCACCGCACGCCCATTATGCAGCCCCCCACCGGCCAAGGCAACGGTGAACGCTTTGGATTGGTGACCGCGTCCGCCGCCGGCATCGAATTCAGGCGGGCGCCCGAATTCGCTGGAGACGACAATCAGCGTTTTGTCGAGCAGCTTGTTGGCCCTCAAATCTTTAATCAGTGTGGCGAGTGCTTGATCAAGTTGCTGGATAAGAATGTGCTGTTTGAGTTGTCCGTCGTTGTGGGTATCCCAGCCGGTGCCGTTAATAAAATTGAGATTGAACGAAACTTCCAAAAACCGTGTACCGCGCTGAATCAGCCGCCGGGCCAACAAACAGCGCTGGCCGAATTCGCCGCCATAAGCGTTACGTAATTTGGCAGGCTCGGATTTCAAATTGAACGCACTCATGAACTCCCCGCCGGCAAGCGATTGTGCCTCCGTAATTACGGCGTTGTAGCCTGCGATCGCAGCATCCTTTGCATTGCGCTTGAGGTAATCACTGCGCAATGTGTTCAGCAACCGGTCGCGATCCGTTTGCCGGGCGATGGGTATATCTTTTGGGCGGGTAAGCCCCGCCGGACCGGCCTTTGTGTCAGTGAGATACACATAGCTATGTTTCGCGCCGAGAAACCCTGGCCCGCGCGTGAGGTTTGGGTAGCCCATCACCACGTACGCGGGCGCGCTGTCCACCGCCTTGCCGCGTTCGTGCGCCACCACCGAGCCGATGGAGGGATACACAATTGTGCCACTCGTGGGTCGACCAGTGTGCATCTGATTGGTAGCCGCGGCGTGTTCGTCGATGACATTATGATTCACCGTGCGCAACAGTGAAAAATGCTCCATCAAACCCGCGCATTGTTTGAGGTGCTCGCAGACTTGAACGCCCGGAACGGTTGTGTCGATGGGATCATAATAGGAACCGGCTTTTTTGAGTTTGGCGTCGCCTTTGCGTTTGGGATCCCACGTGTCCACGTGACACGAGCCGCCACCGAGCCAAATAAAAATGCAATGCTCGGCTTTGCCTTTGGGGAATTTTTTTGGGGCCGCCAAGGCATTGGGCAACACCGCTGCGCCCAAAGCGGAAGTCGCGAGAAATTGTCGCCGGTTATAATTTGTTTCGGTCGTCTTCATCGTATTCAGTCGTTTCCGGACTCGCAAGCTCGTCCCTCCATTTCATGCACGCCATTGGAGGGACGAGCTTGCGAGTCCGTTTTGTGCATCTCACTCTTCATCACGGGATAAAAATAAATTCGGGCGAATTGACCAGTGCATAAATCACATCTTCGATTTGCTTGCGCCAGCCAGCACGCAGACGTTTCGTGGGCGGATCCCCTTCGAGCGCTAAACGCTCAAGTTCAACTTTGATGCGGTTCGAATCGGATGACAAATGATTGTTCCACGAAACGTCCAGCACCTGCTCACGAGACTCCTTTTTCTTGGCACCCTCCAAAACCCGAAAGGCAAACGTCTGGCAAATGTGATCGTGCATCATTGCGCGTTCTTTCGGGTTTGGTGGACGCGATAAGATTCGCAAATAAATTTGCTCCAACAATTCTTGAGTGTTGAATTCCTGCAGAGCCAACTCCGTAAATGCGCTGTCATCTGAAAGTTGCGTGATACGGCGACCCACGATGCCGTTGGCCATGAGGGCGGGTTGGAGAACGTTGGGTTCATGGTCGCGTTTGGTGACGGCGTCTTGCCGGGCGTCGCGCCAGCCAAAGGTTGAAAGAATATCAACAACGCTTTGCGCTTTAGGCAGAGCGAGCGAGGGCCGATCGCGTTCATTTGACAATGAAGTAAATTCCCACGCGCGGCGTGGATGACCGAGGTTTAAAAAAACATTGATCGCGCCACGACCGTTCACGTCGAGCGTGAGCATTTCTACTCCCATTCGTTTTCCCGCCACTGCATAGAGCGAATCGATGAGCTGTTCGGCCGACATACGGCGCCGGGCCGGCCCCACAAAAAGTCGAGTTTCAGGTTTACCTGCAGACGCAAACCCAACATCGATTTGCCGTTGGTACACATGCGAATTCATGATGAGCCGTGCGAGTTGCTGCAAATCATATCCACTCCTGACAAATTCATGCGCCAACCATTCCAGTAACGCAGGATGCGACGGCTTGGCCATTTCCCAATCGCCTGCGCGCTCCACAAGTCCCCAACCCAGATAACGCTGCCACACGCGATTGACGGTGACCTTGGCGAAACGATCACTCTGAATTTCAGTGATGAAGGTGGCCAATTGCGCGCGCGAGTCGGCGTGGATTGGCGCAGTGAGTTTGTTGCTTTTGAACGGCCACGCCGCTGCCACTTTGGTTCCGGGCTTGAGCGTGACTTCGACACGCGGTTTGCGGACGCCTTCGATCATTGGAACACTGCTGGTTTTCGGTACTTCGAGAGGCGCGCGCTGCAGCATGGCGGCGATACTGAATAAATCTTTCTGATTGAAATTATGAAACGGCGCGTCGTGACAACGGGCACATTTCATTTGCATGCCAAGAAAAGCCTGGCCGAGCACCTGCGCCTTGGCGGCCATCGGCACGTCGTTTTGCGTGGCCACACCGAACCCCGCCGGGCCACCGTAAAAACTACTCCCCTCCATCATCACCAATTCGGTGACGAAACGATCCATCGATTTGTTGTCCTGCAAACTTTCGTGAATCCAAAAACGAAACGGGCCGGTGTTGTTGAGTTTGGGTTTGAGAATGTTCGGATTTTCTGCCAACACATCCTGCCAGTAACCCGTCCAGTGGTCAGCCCACGCGCGATTGTTTTCTAACAGCCGATCAATCGCGCGCGCGCGGCGGCCCGGTTTTTGGTCCGCTTGAAACTGGGCGATCGTTTTTGGTGAAGGCACCACACCATTGGCGTCCAGCGAAACTCGCCGGAGAAAAGCCCAATCGTCGGTTAACGCGGCGGGACGCCGCCCCGCTGCGATTAATCGGGCATTAATGAAATGGTCGATGGCATTGTTCGCGGGATGCCCCGGAGTGCCATCTGGCACTGGAACTGATTGATTTTGGGCCACCCGTTCAAGCGTGCTTAGGTGCCGTTTTTTCCATTTTTCTGATTCCTCAATTCCAATCGTGGCGCGGGCGGCTTGATTAAACACACGAATCGCTTCCTGTGTTTTCTCGGCGTAATCAATCCAGTTGCCATCGGTCAACGCGATGTCGTGAGTCGGCGAAAGTAGTTTGAACGGTGCGCCGTCGATTGAAATGCTGACAGATAAATCGCCTGTTTCAGGTCGCTTACCTTTGCCGCCGATGAAGGCTTCCAACAGGAAAAAATGCTGACTGCCCAATGATTCGAATCCCACAACAACCTCCTGCATACCCGGCCGCAGGAAACGCGTGTGCCCTCCGTGATCTTTCGGAGCGGTGGACACTTTGCCGTGAGCGCTGGTGCTGCCGTAACCGGTTTCTAATTGTGCGATGTTTTTCCCATCCACAAACAATCGCGAACGTGTCCGCGAGCGGAGCAATATCCGATGTTTGCCTTTCGGCACATCCACCCTTGAGGCCGCACGCAATAGCAGCGAATCAGACCACTGAACAATGAGCGCCTTGGAATTGTATTTGCTCGGTATAAAGGGAATCGCGAACGACGATTGCCCGAACATCGCCTGCGCATCGGTGGCCGCGTAATTCCAATCGCTGCCCACATTTTCGTGGATGGTGATGGCTACTTGGTCAATTGGCACGTCTTCCCGCTTGAGTACAAACTCGCGGCCGGCACTGTTGAAACGGCTCGCGATGCGTTGCGGTGAAAGCGCTTGTCGATAAATCGCAACCTCATCGAGCCGTCCCACAAATGGAATCCCCGCCGGCCCCGGCGCTGACGCACCGATTCGCAATTCGTCGTCATCCACAAACGGTGCGCGATCCGTTTGGCCACCCATATCCCATGTGCCTGTGGCTGGCTTGCCGTCGAGGTAACCGCGGATGCTGTCGCCTTTGCCAAAGGTGTAGGTCACCGCAATGTGATGCCAGTCGCCGCGATCGCTCAGTGCGTCAGTGGATGTCCATCGGTGCCACGAACTCTCGCCCGAATTAGTTGCGTCACGAAATAAGAACGAAAGCCCGGTGCCGCCCTTCACGCCCACCAACCGTAACGCATAGTTTTGATTGTTGGTCGCAAACCTTTTCTGGCCCGTGCGCCCCTTGCCGATAACGTACATCATCCGCCCACCCGCCAGCGGATCCGGGGAGACCCACGCTTCCAGCGTAATTGAATCGCCCTTTGTGAAATCCAACGCGCTTTTTTTACCCGGATCAATCACCCGCACAAAGCCACCATTCGCCGTCAATTGCAGTGCCCTGTTGTCTTTGGAGAAATCAGGATAAAAAATCGGGCGCGGCCCTGACGGATGTTGAGCCGACAGTGTTGCATTTAATTTTCCGACCAAAGATTTCACCGGCAAATCAACCGACTCCCCGAAACGCCAATACGCCACTGGCTTGTCCGCCAGAATTTTTCCGGAGTAAGAATCCGCCACCGCAACGAGCGGAAGCAACGCGATGAAAAATACCCATTTCATCCGCCAGCAGTGTCGGAGTTTATGACAATAATTCAAGACCAAACGCTCCGCCGGAAAATGGCGGGCGTATTTAAGCCTTGTCGCGAATGTGGAGCCACGTGTGCACGTGCGGTTTTCCACGGAAATACCAAAGCATCGCCGGGCCTTCCACTTGCCAAACGTCCCACACTTCGTCCTTACCAATATTTTCATTTTTGTAAAAGGCGATGTGCAGATTATCGAACCCGTTTTTCTCGATGAGCTTGATTGATTCCGCCGCATCCTTTTCGCGGAACGGCGCGAGCATGTCTTTCATCACCGAACGCATGAGGCCCTGTTGATCCTTGCTCATGTCGGCGGTGCGCAGGCCGGGAAGGCCTTCTTTTTTGCCGGTGAGCTTCACCGTGCTGGTGCCTTTTTCGCCACGCGATTTGCCGAGCAGCGCTGCCTTGCGCTGCTTGCCGTCCAGCGCTTGGAAAAGTTCATTCGGTCGTTTGGCTTGGAACCAGTAAGCGTTGCCTTTGTGGTCGGCTTTTTCATTGAAGCCATCAGCGGCGTGCCCATAAAAAATCGGGCCGCCGAATGCTGCGCCGTCGAGCGAGTCGCCATCGCACCGCCGCGTGACGTGGCGACCGGTGAACACCAACTCAAACTTGCCTGTGCCCGGTTTTCCAAAAATCGCGATTGCGCTGTCATCAAAGCCGCCCGGCGAATCTTCCACCACCTGATCATAAACCGCCTTGCGATATTCGTCGCTGTGAAGGCCGTTGAAGATTTGTTTCACAAGATCGATTTGGTCATCTTCCATATCGCCAACGGCGAGTTTCTTTTGGATGTGCCAGTTGTTCTCCACGCGATTACGTAGCGGATGCTCCCACGCAAAACAAACCGACTTGCGCTGTTTTTCGCTGAGCGTTTTGTAGAGTTGCGTGGTCAACGTCTCCGGCGCGGAAAGGTTTTCGGCCAATGCATGGGCCATCGGAGCCGTGGCTGCCAAGGCCATGCCAGCACCGGCGGCTTGCAGGAATTCGCGCCGTGAAGTTTCACAGCAATCGAGAGCGTCAATGTGAGGGGTGGTTTTCATAATCATTTGAATGAGTTTGTTTAGGGGATGTGAGTACTACTTGCGACGTGCGGGGATGATTTCCAATTCGACTTTTTTCTTGGCGCGGAGAACGGTGATTCTAGTTGCCTTGCCGACCTTGATTGCGCCGAGGACGGCGGTGTAGTCGTAGATGTTTTTAATCACTTTGCCATCGAATTTGATGACGATGTCACCCCCTTTGATCCCGGCTTTGGCAGCGGGACCTCCGGCGCCGACGTCGGTAATGAGCAGGCCCTCCACATCGGAGGAGTAGTCCGGAATCACGCCGGTGTAGGCGCTCATATTTCCGCGGGCGGGGGCGGCAGTGCGCTTCACTTTGATGTAGTCAGGGCGTTTCATATCACCGGCAAGATCAAGCAGCAGGCGACCGGTGAATTGCGCGATACGCTCCATGCCTTCGTAGTTGAGCGTAGCCGGATCGTCGGTGGGCTTGTGATAATCTTTATGTAGGCCAGTGAAGATGGCGAGGGAGGGAACGCCTTTGGGATCGATGGAACCATTGTCGGTATTCTGAGGTGGAGCATTTTCCAGCTTGAGGCCGAAGCCGGCGGCAACGTTCCGTTTCTCAATGAGTTTTTTCCAAACACTGGAGGTGCCTAATCCTTGGACGATGAGTTTGTTGTTATTCAGGCGGCCCACCATATCAAGATTGACGTAAGCGGCAACCTGCTTGAACGGGATGATGGGATTTTTTGCATATTGAGCGGAGCCGATAAGGCCAAGCTCTTCGCCGGTCCACCAACAAAAGAGAATGCCGCGCTTGAATTTTTCCGGATGTTTTTTGCGTTCCTCAGCAAGCCACGCGGCCAATTCAAGAAGCGTGACTGTGCCGGAACCGTTGTCATCTGCGCCATTATGAATGCGGCCGGGGTTGCCGCCTTTGGGGTTGATGGAGCCGTCGTTGTAGCCGAGATGATCGTAATGCGCGCCGATCATTACATATTCTGGATTCTTGGTTTCCACGCCGGGCGGCAGGATGGCAATGATGTTTTTGTCGTGTCTTTGAACTTGTTTGAGGGCACTGGTGACGCGGATTTTTACACCGGGCAAATTAAACCCAAACGGGGCATGCGGGTTTTCCTTATCGAGGGCAGTTTGGATTTTTTTGAGACTCCCCTTCCCCGAGGGTGCGAGGAGTGCATCGGCGAGTTTGTGGCTGCCGGAAATGGCAACTACACCGCTACTGGCGGAGCGACGGATGTAGTTTACTGGGATCAGTTTGCCGGCGTTGTCAGAATTAGGGCCGGCAACAATGATCACGCCTTTCGCACCGTGCTTCCGCGCGAGAGTCGCTTTGAGCTGGAGCGCGGCACTGCTCATCAGTTTCCTCCGGCGTTCAGGCTTTACGTCTTCCGGCACATAACGAAGCACCAGCACCACCTTGTTGGTGCAATTGAGCCCAGCGTAGGAATCGTAACCAATCCCCGGTTTGCCCGCGACGCCAAGCCCGTAACCGGCGAAAACAACTTCCGAGTCGACGGTGTTGTTCACAGAAAAAGCCATCGGATTAAAATCTTTGCCGAGCTCAAACCTTGTCTCTTTGCCGTCCTTGCCTGTGATGACGAGTTCATTTTTACCTTTAATAATATCGACGCCGTATTTGAATGACATCGGATGCGTGTAAGTGCCCTTTGCATCGGCGGACTTAAGACCAAGTGTTTTGAGCCGACCGATAATGTACTCGCGTGCTTTGCGAATTCCCTCGGAACTGGTATCGCGGCCTTCAAATGCATCGGAGGCAATAATTTCAATTTGCTTTTTAAGGTCTCCCTCTGAAATGTCCGCCCCCAATTCGGCGGCCTTTTCTCCAGCACAATTTTGATCAATGCCGCATCCCTCCACTTCAGGTGCTACAGTGCGCTTGGGCGCCTTCCCCAACGCGGCGAGCGCGGCAGAGTGGTCCCAACGGGCGATGAAGAGTTGCGACATTTTGTCCGCCGTGCGGTTGGAGGTCCACATCAACTGCTTGCCGTCAGGGGAAAATACCGGCAACCCATCAAAGCCATCGGTATGGGTCACACGCACCGGTTTGCGGGTTCCAGCAGCATCCACCATATACACTTCAAAATTAGAAAAACCGAGTTTGTTGGATGCGAAAACCACGTACTCGCCGCTCGGATGAAAATACGGCGCCCATGACATGGCTTTGAAATCGGTGAGCCGCTGAATATCCGAGCCGTCAGTATTCATGGTGAAGACGTCAGCGGTATCGCCCTTTTTGGTGAAGTGTCGCCAAATAATGCGTTTGCCGTCCGGCGAAAAAAACGGTCCGCCATCGTAACCCTTCATAAATGTGAGACGTTTTTGGCCGGAGCCATCAGCGTTCATAATATAAATCTCCCCAAAATAAGAGACATCCACTTTGAGACGTGCCTGCTCTTTCGCTGAAAGTTTAACGTCGCCATAGGCGTCACGGATTGAACAGAACACAATCTGTTTTCCGTCCGGCGAATAGGCTCCCTCCGCATCATAACCCAGAGCGGTGGTGAGGCGTTTCGGGGCAGTGCCATCGCGCTTGAAAGAAAAAATGTCCATCTGCTCATCGTAATCCCACGAGTACCGGCGCGTCTTGCCGGAGGCGCGAAAGTCCAATTCCGATTTTTGCTTGGCCTTCGCCTCAGGATCCACATGAGAACTGGCAAAGAGAACCTCATCACAATTCGGGCGAAAAAACGCGCAGGTGGTTTTACCATGACCGGGCGACACGCGGACCACATCGCCGCTTTGCATATCCATCGTATAAATCTGGTAAAACGGATTATGTTTTTCGCGTTCGCTTTGGAAAATGATGTGCCGACCATCGGGCGAGAAATAGCCTTCACCACTTCGCCGACCTTCAAGAGTGAGCTGGCGCACGCGAGAAAGGAAATGCGCCTCGCCATTGACAACATCTGCGGCCGGAAGATTGCCACCCAGAAGGGCTAGAATCAGAATTGTTTTTTTCATAGTAAGAACACAAATGGACACGTTCACCCGGAATTTATTCAGGATTCTCCGCAGATTATTTTTTTTCAATTCGGCTAATTTTGCCAAACAAATGGCCGCCCACTTTGCCGTGTTTCCACGTGCCGGCGTATTTGTCACCATCAATCACCACGTGCGCACTGAAGGTGCCGAGGCCGGGAATGGACAGATTATCCATCGAAATCACCGGCGTATCGCCCGCCCACTTGATGGGCAAGGGCATTGGCAGCGTGATATCCGTTTTGCCATATTTCACCCGCGCACGGAACAGGAACAAATCACCCTTGCCGA comes from Limisphaerales bacterium and encodes:
- a CDS encoding DUF3500 domain-containing protein, yielding MKTTPHIDALDCCETSRREFLQAAGAGMALAATAPMAHALAENLSAPETLTTQLYKTLSEKQRKSVCFAWEHPLRNRVENNWHIQKKLAVGDMEDDQIDLVKQIFNGLHSDEYRKAVYDQVVEDSPGGFDDSAIAIFGKPGTGKFELVFTGRHVTRRCDGDSLDGAAFGGPIFYGHAADGFNEKADHKGNAYWFQAKRPNELFQALDGKQRKAALLGKSRGEKGTSTVKLTGKKEGLPGLRTADMSKDQQGLMRSVMKDMLAPFREKDAAESIKLIEKNGFDNLHIAFYKNENIGKDEVWDVWQVEGPAMLWYFRGKPHVHTWLHIRDKA
- a CDS encoding M28 family peptidase; the protein is MKKTILILALLGGNLPAADVVNGEAHFLSRVRQLTLEGRRSGEGYFSPDGRHIIFQSEREKHNPFYQIYTMDMQSGDVVRVSPGHGKTTCAFFRPNCDEVLFASSHVDPEAKAKQKSELDFRASGKTRRYSWDYDEQMDIFSFKRDGTAPKRLTTALGYDAEGAYSPDGKQIVFCSIRDAYGDVKLSAKEQARLKVDVSYFGEIYIMNADGSGQKRLTFMKGYDGGPFFSPDGKRIIWRHFTKKGDTADVFTMNTDGSDIQRLTDFKAMSWAPYFHPSGEYVVFASNKLGFSNFEVYMVDAAGTRKPVRVTHTDGFDGLPVFSPDGKQLMWTSNRTADKMSQLFIARWDHSAALAALGKAPKRTVAPEVEGCGIDQNCAGEKAAELGADISEGDLKKQIEIIASDAFEGRDTSSEGIRKAREYIIGRLKTLGLKSADAKGTYTHPMSFKYGVDIIKGKNELVITGKDGKETRFELGKDFNPMAFSVNNTVDSEVVFAGYGLGVAGKPGIGYDSYAGLNCTNKVVLVLRYVPEDVKPERRRKLMSSAALQLKATLARKHGAKGVIIVAGPNSDNAGKLIPVNYIRRSASSGVVAISGSHKLADALLAPSGKGSLKKIQTALDKENPHAPFGFNLPGVKIRVTSALKQVQRHDKNIIAILPPGVETKNPEYVMIGAHYDHLGYNDGSINPKGGNPGRIHNGADDNGSGTVTLLELAAWLAEERKKHPEKFKRGILFCWWTGEELGLIGSAQYAKNPIIPFKQVAAYVNLDMVGRLNNNKLIVQGLGTSSVWKKLIEKRNVAAGFGLKLENAPPQNTDNGSIDPKGVPSLAIFTGLHKDYHKPTDDPATLNYEGMERIAQFTGRLLLDLAGDMKRPDYIKVKRTAAPARGNMSAYTGVIPDYSSDVEGLLITDVGAGGPAAKAGIKGGDIVIKFDGKVIKNIYDYTAVLGAIKVGKATRITVLRAKKKVELEIIPARRK
- a CDS encoding DUF1553 domain-containing protein, whose product is MKWVFFIALLPLVAVADSYSGKILADKPVAYWRFGESVDLPVKSLVGKLNATLSAQHPSGPRPIFYPDFSKDNRALQLTANGGFVRVIDPGKKSALDFTKGDSITLEAWVSPDPLAGGRMMYVIGKGRTGQKRFATNNQNYALRLVGVKGGTGLSFLFRDATNSGESSWHRWTSTDALSDRGDWHHIAVTYTFGKGDSIRGYLDGKPATGTWDMGGQTDRAPFVDDDELRIGASAPGPAGIPFVGRLDEVAIYRQALSPQRIASRFNSAGREFVLKREDVPIDQVAITIHENVGSDWNYAATDAQAMFGQSSFAIPFIPSKYNSKALIVQWSDSLLLRAASRVDVPKGKHRILLRSRTRSRLFVDGKNIAQLETGYGSTSAHGKVSTAPKDHGGHTRFLRPGMQEVVVGFESLGSQHFFLLEAFIGGKGKRPETGDLSVSISIDGAPFKLLSPTHDIALTDGNWIDYAEKTQEAIRVFNQAARATIGIEESEKWKKRHLSTLERVAQNQSVPVPDGTPGHPANNAIDHFINARLIAAGRRPAALTDDWAFLRRVSLDANGVVPSPKTIAQFQADQKPGRRARAIDRLLENNRAWADHWTGYWQDVLAENPNILKPKLNNTGPFRFWIHESLQDNKSMDRFVTELVMMEGSSFYGGPAGFGVATQNDVPMAAKAQVLGQAFLGMQMKCARCHDAPFHNFNQKDLFSIAAMLQRAPLEVPKTSSVPMIEGVRKPRVEVTLKPGTKVAAAWPFKSNKLTAPIHADSRAQLATFITEIQSDRFAKVTVNRVWQRYLGWGLVERAGDWEMAKPSHPALLEWLAHEFVRSGYDLQQLARLIMNSHVYQRQIDVGFASAGKPETRLFVGPARRRMSAEQLIDSLYAVAGKRMGVEMLTLDVNGRGAINVFLNLGHPRRAWEFTSLSNERDRPSLALPKAQSVVDILSTFGWRDARQDAVTKRDHEPNVLQPALMANGIVGRRITQLSDDSAFTELALQEFNTQELLEQIYLRILSRPPNPKERAMMHDHICQTFAFRVLEGAKKKESREQVLDVSWNNHLSSDSNRIKVELERLALEGDPPTKRLRAGWRKQIEDVIYALVNSPEFIFIP